GTCAGCAGTACCATCAAATTACTGGGAAAGAAGACCCTACTGATCTTAGTCTATTTGATTATAGGCTTGTGTTGTATATTCATCAATGTGGTTACTCAAGACGTATTGTTTGCGATACTGCTCTCCTCGCTACCACTTATGGCACTTGCAATCGGGCCTGTAAATGCGTTTGCTGTGGAGATGTATCCTACAAATttgaggtaagtaggtacagtagccggcaaaaatattgtacatcgacctttagaatgagatttcggctttgtagatgtctctatcactcatacctacgtgCCGTTTGAAACGCTCTACCAAACCGCTGTCCCTTACTAAAGATgggtgtacaatattttctgccgcgtacgattctgttttaaagaAGACTTATATTTTTCCATTTTGGATAGAAGCAAGCGTTATTTTATGGAAGCCCACAAAGAATTaagctcatcatcatcacagacgtccactgctggacatagatcttttgtaggggcttccacacaccacggtctagCGCAGGAAATTAttgtctgccaatcagcactagGCCAACGTGGCAGACTATACAATTCTCATTCTGACGTTCAGTAGTGgactggcaatgggttgatcatgatgatgacttaaaTTGTTAAggtgaataaataataatctaaatatataaaagagaaataccactcactcactgactgactgactgactgactgactaatcacgaaatctcagaaactataaagcctacaaacttgaaatttggaaggtaggttctttctaggacgtaggtgtcagctaagaaacggttatGAAacattccccccctaagggtgcggAAGGGGGgggtttttatagaaaagttttaacaattgatttttacttgaaatttgaaggtaggtatcagataagaaaggatctaactaaaccccccccccccccactaagggagtaaaatgggggtggaagggttatatgaaaatcctgtttttgaagttagagatatgaaaattggcattcaggagttctgggttccgtgtctgagtgagtaggtaagtgaggccttttgcagcgggaaaatttcagatctcatgagaaaccagtacgcggacgaagtcgcgggcatctgctagtggttatacataagtaatatctGTAGAACGTAATATTTTTCTTGCAGAGGAATGGCCATAAGTCTTTCCATGATGGTCGGACGGATAGGTTCCATAGTGGGCACGAATGTCGCCGGGCTGTTGATCAACGCTGTGTGCGAGGTTACCTTCTATTTCTTCGGAGGGATGTTGTTATGTACGTATCTTTACATTAGCATGGGTATGTATGTACACATAAGTACTGATAATGATtctaatacataattattaaaatgtttcaGTTTGTGCAGCCCTCGCATTGCTGCTGCCGAAATCGAAAAGGAAGCCGACCGAGAAGAAACAGTatgacgtcacacacctttaacgaagaaaaagttggttaaaaatacataatgttattattataacgAATAAAATAGTGATATTATACATTACGTAGTTAAATCATGACTTTGATTAATCTCTTTGTCACCAAAGCCTATGaaagtagtttttagggttccgtacctcaaaaggtaaaacggaaccctaataggatcactttgttgtctgtctgtcaagaaacctacagggtacttcccgttgacctagaatcatgaaatttggtaggtagattgGTCttttatagctggtattaggggaaaaatctgaaaactgtgaatttgtggttatcttacacaaaaaaattaaattgtggtcataaactaatcattaggattttcaattttcgaagtaaaactatatcaagtggggtatcatatgaaagggcttcacttgtgcatcctaaaacagatttttatttatttttatgcatcatagtttttgaattatcgtgcaaaatgtcgaaaaaatacgactatagtacggaaccctcgatgcgcgagcctgacacgcacttggccggtttttttttagtgACCAACTTTTCTTTCTGCTTTTGAGTTTTACAGAATACGTGGAGTATGAAGTACCTACCAACCAAATAATAGATCACTGGTGCACACAGACAGAAGTATGTTAGCTTAACCAGCTATAAGGGCTATATGCTTGATGTTACTTACAATTACTTAAaagtatgtaaataatttatacctactaaatactCTCTATCTCgtagatgtaagtacttaaaatttatCTTACTGACGTTCCAATAAGCAGCCTTTGTACTGGCAAAAAGCAgacccatagagcagaaacaaagaggagatgttgtattaagatttccctatgaaatatcgagtgacattttgcggggtgaggggttgtggaacgccgcccacttctcaattttccatctgcgggttagtagcaaaactactcgcttagcgacctaacatcgatatattgatgtcactacatagttcagctatctcacactagatgtcaataatctagaactattttaataattacgtataaaattacttacaaatgaaatgtgataccattcatagcatcagaacgtctgtctgaataactctgacacgataaaacacaacacttcatccttttgttcttaaaaacgcgaaaacacaccgataatacgagtctcaatatatgtgaacctgacgaacgcagacagcatactaactaaggccccgcccacagtgatgacgtcaggacctagttgaaaatcacagtgcacagttgcttaggccaactcctctttgtttctgctctatgagcAGACCTCAATCTGCCTCAATTTCAAGGATAACTACtaaactataattttataattattgtaacatCGGCCGTCGACTTCGTATTTGGCGCGGTTTTTTTGGCGCCCTCGTACTTGATATGCTAATCATAGACAAAcccatattttttatatcattgTGTTGCCATGACATTTGCCAAACATTAGCCCAACCGTCATCCAATAGTCCAATATGGACCAATCTAAGGGACCAACCAAGCCAGTCAAGCCCAGAGATTATGTCAAGCCCACACACTCGccttgcaaaattaaaattgactTTGATAGTAGACAACGAGAAGAGACCATACTCAGTGGAGACATCGacatattattagttattattatacatagtaTATGTTATtggcaaagaatttctaagtattaattaaatgattattgataaatgataatattgAGCTAGATCTaattaaaatagttaaaaacTTCTTGGTAAAGATAATTGGTTAAAACATGCACAATTCACTAGACTCTGATAGCGAGGACGAGCTGCCTCCAGGTTGGGAAGAGAAGTCCACAGAAGATGGTAACGTTTATTTCGTAAAGTAAGTAAGAAGTTTTAATTTTCTATTTCTCTTATGACAcgatttttatagttttaaggtAAATTTTAGGCACTAAGCCTACGTAATTGCTTTTGCtattacttttttaaatttattaggtaggtaaccaACAAACGAAGTAAGATATGAACAATGATATCTTATCTCAACAATGGCTAAAATTATGCAAATTGTGGAACCAACTTCCTTCGGTAGTGACCCTACTTTGAGTACTTTGCTTATTTAAGGTTTATTCAAGGGACTTATCAACAAATTACTAAAAAGCTGACAACGCATTGGCGCGAGTGGTTACTCTATTGTATATGTACATGGGCAGTGgttaaaaacattgaaaaacattgtttttttatattacagcACTTCTAATAATAAAACACAGTGGACCCATCCACGAACAGGGCATAAAAAAGTAATTCCCAAAGACTTGCCCTTTGGTTGGACGAAAACCATGGATGAAAATGGAAAACCACTGTACATTCAACAAGAAACTGGAAATAAATCTTATGTAGATCCAAGATTAGCTTTTGCAACAGAGGAAAAGAAGCATCTTCATGATTTTCGCCAAAGATTTGATGGGTCGACCACAGCTTTTCAAGTAAGTAATGTTTgttttataaactagcttatccccaaGACTTTGTCTACGtaaactacagaaatttcaaacccctagcttaccccttaggggttgaattttcaaaaaaaaattcttagcggacatctacgtcataattgctatctgcatgccaaatttcagcccgatctgtgcagtaatttgagctgtgcgttgatagataagttagtcttcttttccttttatagattactagcatatgctcacgactttgtccgcgtggacttcacaaatttcaaaccccccttagaggttgaattttcagaaatcctttcttagcggatgcctacgtcataatagctatctgcatgccaaatttcagcccgatccgttgtgtgttgatagatcagtcagtcaccttttccttttatatatttagaagactaactgatgccagcgacttcgtacatgtggatttaggtttttaaaaatcctgtgggaactctttgatttcccgggataaaatctttgtcaatctccaggtcttcaactatatccatgcaaaaaattatgtcgatccattgctccattgcgacgtgattgaaggacaaacaaacacactttagcatttataatatgggtattgactagatgatgcctgcaatgTTAGCTGTGTtaacatagatttttttaaatctgatgggaactctgattttctagGACCTAAGgaaagtaacctatgtgttcATATAGATAATACAGTGTATAATAAGGTATCTCTATCAAGCATTTTTTTCTATATACTGTTCTATTTACAGGTTTTACATGGTGTAGATTTATCTGGTAAATATGCACTTATAACAGGCTGCAATGCTGGCATTGGTTATGAAACAGCCAAGTCCCTGGCGAGGCACGGCTGCAACATATTATTGGCCAATCGCAACATGGAAGCTACGCAGGTGGCTATTGAACAAATTGTCAAAGAAACTAATATATCTGAAGAGAATTTGaaagcaatacatttagacttgAGCTCATTGAAAAGTGTAAAACAATGTGCAATGGCTGTGAAGACTGTTTTTTCTGAGTGAGTATCTTTTTCACagatttgtttttagggttccgtaccttaaaaagaaaaaaggaacccttataggatcacttcattgtcagtttgtgtttgtctgtcttgtctgtcaagaaacctaaaaggtacttggaatcatgaaatttggcatttagatagatcttatagcaaacataagGGGAAAGTGACCattatttttgcaaataaagattatttatttttaaagattttttatttaaaatgttacTGGCACTTTAAAAATTCTGTACCATTTCTCATCAGATTTCACCTATAAACATTTTTGTAACATATACGAacataaaaagtagtcttagtCGACTTACACTTAGCATTTATGAAGCAAAGTGAAAGTAATTTTACCTAAATCTgttttagtgtttaaactataGTGAGTGATCGTGAATAAAGCCGGTTTGTCGAACATGtataaatctgtttttttttaatcttcagCCAGCTTGACATATTGATATTAAATGCTGGTGTGTTTGGTCTGCCCCATGAGGAGACAGAGGACAAGCTAGACAGGACCTTCCAAGTGAATCATCTCTCTCACATGTATCTTGCGTTACTGTTGGAACCCCTGCTGAAGAAGGGCTCTAGGGTGGTGTTTGTGTCATCAGAGTCACACAGGTATGAAACCTTCCTCAACTTCCTCAACTAGCAGTTTGCCCAGAGCATTGGACAAAAAGTATCCTGTCCGACGTCTGTCTCCAGGATGAAAGCTATCTTGATGCTAAACAACAAAATTGGTGCAttggttgcaacttgcaactaAAACAGATCTATAACATGACACAAATTACAGATtagccctctaacaaataaacctggaatagcggtggaatagttatactctgttttgtcttttttcttcaaatgtcaaattactgatgacagcgAAGaagaaaatctataaaaaaaatccattatagagaaaggtttatttttatataaacttttatgagtgtttttgaatcatcactgaatctaccactggttcagaatgccctttctaccgagaagaaccagcaagaaactcggcgatggctgtcaatgtgattttttgcatgggtgtagttaaagacctggtgagtgacataggctactttttatcccggaaaaccaaagagttcccaagggattttaaaaacctaaatccacgcggacgaagtcgcgagcatcagctagtatattataattattaaaaatatattaagactagcttatgctcgcgacttcgtccgcgtgaactacacaaatttcaaacccctatttcacccccttaggggttgaattttcaaaatcctttcttttagcggatgcctacgttataatagctatctacaatttcagcccgatcggtccagtagtttgagctgtgcgttgatagaccagtcagtcagtaccttttccttttatatgtttagattatatttattttataatatgtttggTTACAGAACAGCGAGTCTTAAAAACGTGTTTGTGAAACAGAACCTGGCGCATCCAAAAGATAATTACAGTGCCATGATAGCTTACGGCAATTCCAAGCTTTACAATGTTATTACAGCTATGGTTAGTGACAAGTTTTAATATTTTGgcacttttaagttttaaaacaattttatcattaattatatcagtacccttattataaatgcgaaagtgtgtttgttggtttattggttttttggtttgtccttcaatcacgttgcaacagtgcaacggattgacgtgacgcatgggtatagatacatacctggaaagtgacatagtaaattaatatacatacaagatatatacaataacaaatatgtacaattagatcatttttaaacacaaatttggtaaatttttagctgaaataaaaagtttaaataattagtaggtttAGCACGGTtagaattatatactttatttgtaaccacTTCATAACAAACTAACTCATTTATTTTTGTCACACAAACTCTAACTAactcattataatttaatttaatgtaattactaACCTAACTCCCGTACaaattcaatagatataatgtaaatgagtgaacacttaataggcatattatgtacaaactagaaataagtagctaagtaaaaatgtaaaagctgtttgtgttccataataaaaaaaaataataaaaaaaaaagtaagtaaagtaataaattgattttccgggataaaagtagcctatgtatgctaataccctggattaataataatctatctccattccatatTTCAACCAAATCCGTTATGTAATTTTCGtttgaaagagtaacaaacatacacacaaactttcgcctttataatatcaagtgTGATAATATTAATTGAACTGATTACCTATTTACAAGTAATAAAAGGTaatacaatatatttatttaatgaaatatCATTAATTTCAGATTTTAAGTGAAGAATGGAAACAAAAGGGCATCTGTGTTAACTCTCTACACCCTGGTAACATGGTGTCCACAAATCTACCTAATAGTTGGTGGTTGTACAAACTACTATTCTTTGTAGTGCGCCCTTTTACGAAATCGCTAGCAAgtctaaatttataaatacatatatagaATAGAACTAGTTGACACCTGccattttaaaatctaaatctgcggattagatttttattttttttaaacctgtggaagaactctttgattttcagggataaattTCTAATTTTCTTATCCACAAAATGTAGTTTTACTCATAAATACATAGCATAATTTTGAAAAGCAACCGCAGAGTTTCTAACTAGATCTTCTCAGTAAGAAGGACTGCCAAACCAGAAGTTTCGTTTTGTTCGTGTGATGACTCGAAAGcactttaattgaataaaaaatctacagtgcgacaaggctctcttggcacttgaatgacattgacaggtggGCACTTtaggagaacaaaggcttagcatattcaaacaagaacaaaggggacacttgacggtaacgttagtttcgattttcgccacgcgccaagataagccttgtcgcaccgtaTTTCTGTTAGTATAGCCTGaccataaatataaaaaacctgctctgggggcgccacttcTATTATAGTGTATGGTCACTAAGTATAtattgtataaattagttccacgaGTTCTCCGCAATATTGCGAGGTATCTTATTTTACTGGTCATgctttatctatttttatctgTTTCTCTTTGTTTTTCCAGCAACAAGCAGCCGCAACAACAGTTTACGTGGCAACCGCTTCCGAATTAGACGGAGTAACAGGTCTTTACTTCAACAACTGCTTCTACTGCGAGCCGGCCAGCTTAGCCAGAGACAAGGAGATAGCTTACGAGGTCTTCTCAATATCTCTCCGTATGATACAAGAGAGAATGGGCGCAGAGCTGATTCAACCATACATTGACAAATACTGTGATATGAAAGGAACGACTAAATAACATACAATGTGTATACAAAACGATGAACTCCTCCGACAAATCCTTATTGAAGAAAATATGATATCAAAGAGTTATGGGGAGCTAGAGAATGTGTATGTACATAAGATTTAAATATGCCATTAGAAAAATTGGCACATTTGAATTTAAGGCTCAGGCTTCACTGACCTACGTcgtgtacgtcgacctttagaatgagatttcggctttatagagccttgtctctgtcactcatacctgtcgTTTTATCgacctcaacgacagagacaacgctctacaaaaccgttatctctttctaaaggttgatgtaagcacaaaaaaattaacactaatGCGATTTAAGAGAGACTTGTTTAAGtgggtaggtacgacaatagtgtaatgggtgggatttgaaccggcgacctttcggttttcagtttgcTCCTTCAACCGTTAAGCTATCGAGGCATTGCGTTGatgtatcagtcagtcagtcagcttgcttttctttttatgtatattattatagatcactcacgactcacgagtcacgatagtttaaacgcttaaaaaggtatacctatctatctgtctgtgctACTTTTTCACAGCACATCCGCTTAACCCAATttttacgagagataaattcgCATCTCATAAACATTTTAGACTACATTTGATCctgattatcatatttttaatacctaaattcacgtggacaaagttgcgggcatcatctagcgcctaataaattatgaatactgcctacctacctacctatattatgtgaTGCATTTAAAATTTTGCAGTTACGATGTTTTTTATGATGTATGGAATTAATATTGTATGAAATGGTATTTAATTCGCAGTTggctataatattatagccTTATGTACAGAGTCTTAGcataaagtattatttttatataatattatgtagaatacTGCAATTAAAATTGTTTGGAAGTTATTGACgctttgttttattataatccAGTCACCAGAGGATCTAGCTTTACGGCAAGGAACCTATTTCACTATAGTCCGGGGAGCTATACAGTCCAACGGTCAACACAAACTCCTTTATTTTATAAGACTTGTTGTAAAGGGGGGCCCTTATATGTATCGAGGAACTAGGGGGACCCGTGGCAGTTGCAGACTCTCGTAGAGAATAGTTCCTACTTTGGCTGTAGATCTTTCCTGTGTTATAAAGTTACCTCAAACGGTGGGGTAACTTTGTCATTATATGTAGCACAAAAGTCCgattaaaaacatttacagcTATGCATATTTTCTTTTCTATTGTAAATTGTTTAGTAACCtaattttacaaattatacCTTAAATAGTTTGCCACAGGCCGACATGGCAATCAGGGAATGAGGCGGGAACGCTTCGTACATGCCGCACACGCGCATGTCACCccagtatatatatatatatacgtataGTCTATGATGTCACCCACACTATccggcaccgggttagcacgggggctgtgtggggTGTGCGTCTGTgcgtgtgcgtggcgtccccaccctgattgccatatcgacctgtcgcgtacctactttaCATGTGCGCAAAAATTTTTGAATGCCATGTCTAAAAACATCCTTTACTTTAACAATGTTACCCGTTCGTTTCTATAATATCCAATTCCTCATCAATAGACAGTGGACGAAAGTGTCTTTGGTCTATAgcaccaccgaccagaaaaaactGTAGTCTATGGCCCGTAGACAGTAGTTTGTGTGTCAAGGTGTTAAAAAAATCCATTCAATTgaaaaataactatttattttattcatataaaaatcAAGTTCAAAATATTCGtattctattatattttgttaaaactaTCTCAATTGTAATCAGTTGCTATAAATCAACTT
The nucleotide sequence above comes from Maniola hyperantus chromosome 8, iAphHyp1.2, whole genome shotgun sequence. Encoded proteins:
- the Wwox gene encoding WW domain-containing oxidoreductase codes for the protein MHNSLDSDSEDELPPGWEEKSTEDGNVYFVNTSNNKTQWTHPRTGHKKVIPKDLPFGWTKTMDENGKPLYIQQETGNKSYVDPRLAFATEEKKHLHDFRQRFDGSTTAFQVLHGVDLSGKYALITGCNAGIGYETAKSLARHGCNILLANRNMEATQVAIEQIVKETNISEENLKAIHLDLSSLKSVKQCAMAVKTVFSDQLDILILNAGVFGLPHEETEDKLDRTFQVNHLSHMYLALLLEPLLKKGSRVVFVSSESHRTASLKNVFVKQNLAHPKDNYSAMIAYGNSKLYNVITAMILSEEWKQKGICVNSLHPGNMVSTNLPNSWWLYKLLFFVVRPFTKSLQQAAATTVYVATASELDGVTGLYFNNCFYCEPASLARDKEIAYEVFSISLRMIQERMGAELIQPYIDKYCDMKGTTK